The genomic interval TAGTTTTAGGATGCCTTTGTTTCCGATTGTTTCGTGTGTGTAGGCTGAGTAGGGTCCTGGAAAACCGTTGTATGTGTTTATGTAAAGTCCTGAGTCTTCGACGATCAATGGTTTTTTTATTTTTTTGTATGCGTATTTTGCTCCTTCGATTGCGACGTTTTCAATTGTGTCTTGTATTTCGGGATATCCGATGTCTCGGCCTTCGATTTTTATTGGTGATAGTATGTCTTTGGCTTCCATTATTTTATGTTGGTTGCTGGTTACGAATGTGATTTCTTTCAGATGGTTCATTTATATACC from Methanonatronarchaeum thermophilum carries:
- a CDS encoding XTP/dITP diphosphatase yields the protein MNHLKEITFVTSNQHKIMEAKDILSPIKIEGRDIGYPEIQDTIENVAIEGAKYAYKKIKKPLIVEDSGLYINTYNGFPGPYSAYTHETIGNKGILKLMKNKTNRKCYFKSIVVYIDQHTTKKHTGKIKGQISKKQKGPHGFGYDPIFIPNNHKKTFGEIEMKEKNKLSHRRQALKKLKKWLKTKTQ